In Sardina pilchardus chromosome 10, fSarPil1.1, whole genome shotgun sequence, one genomic interval encodes:
- the ckmt1 gene encoding creatine kinase, mitochondrial 1 has product MASNFARILSTKRNVGILSLVGAGSLTAGILLSREQHVNAGSQVRRLYPASAEYPDLLKHNNCMASHLTPAVYAKLCDKATPNGFTLDNAIQTGVDNPGHPFIKTVGMVAGDEESYEVFADLFDPVIKERHNGYDPRAMTHPTDLDASKIRSGIFEERYVLSSRVRTGRSIRGLSLPPACTRAERREVERVVVDALAGLKGDLSGRYFGLGQMTDQEQQQLIDDHFLFDKPVSPLLTCAGMARDWPDARGIWHNNEKTFLVWVNEEDHTRVISMEKGGNMKRVFERFCRGLKEVERLIMEKGWEFMWNERMGYILTCPSNLGTGLRAGVHINLPRLSKDPRFSKILENLRLQKRGTGGVDTAAVGSTFDISNLDRLGQSEVHLVQTVIDGVNYLIECEKKLEKGQDIRVPPPIGQK; this is encoded by the exons ATGGCAAGCAACTTCGCCCGGATTTTGTCCACCAAAAGAAATGTGGGCATCCTGTCATTAGTTGGAGCTGGATCACTAACAGCAGGGATTTTGCTGAGCAGGGAGCAACATGTAAACGCCGGGTCACAGGTTCGGAGACTGTACCCAGCCAG TGCAGAATATCCAGATCTTCTGAAACACAACAATTGCATGGCCAGTCATCTGACTCCTGCTGTCTATGCAAAGCTGTGTGACAAAGCCACTCCAAATGGATTCACCCTGGATAATGCCATACAGACTGGCGTTGACAATCCTGGGCACCCTTTCATTAAGACCGTGGGCATGGTGGCTGGGGACGAGGAGTCATATGAG GTGTTCGCAGATCTCTTTGATCCTGTCATTAAGGAGAGGCACAATGGGTATGACCCCAGAGCGATGACCCATCCCACTGATCTTGATGCCAGCAAG ATTCGGTCTGGGATTTTTGAGGAGCGCTACGTGCTCTCCTCGCGTGTGCGGACGGGCCGGAGCATCCGTGGACTCAGCCTGCCGCCGGCGTGCACTCGTGCGGAGAGACGAGAGGTCGAGCGGGTGGTGGTGGACGCTCTGGCCGGCCTTAAGGGGGATCTGTCCGGCCGCTACTTCGGTCTGGGTCAGATGACTGatcaggagcagcagcagctgattGAT GATCACTTCCTGTTCGATAAGCCTGTATCGCCACTCCTGACCTGTGCAGGGATGGCCCGCGATTGGCCCGATGCAAGAGGAATCTG GCACAACAATGAGAAGACCTTTCTGGTGTGGGTCAATGAGGAGGACCACACTCGTGTCATCTCCATGGAGAAGGGGGGCAACATGAAGAGGGTCTTTGAGCGCTTCTGTAGGGGCCTGAAAGAG GTGGAGAGGTTGATCATGGAGAAGGGCTGGGAGTTCATGTGGAATGAGCGAATGGGCTACATCCTCACCTGTCCGTCTAACCTGGGCACAGGGCTGCGTGCCGGCGTCCACATCAACCTGCCCCGCCTCAGCAAG GACCCTCGGTTCTCCAAGATCCTGGAGAACCTGCGTCTGCAGAAGAGAGGCACCGGGGGAGTGGACACggcagcagtgggcagcacgtTCGACATCTCCAACCTGGACCGCCTGGGCCAGtcagag GTCCACCTGGTGCAGACAGTGATTGACGGCGTGAACTACCTGATCGAGTGCGAGAAGAAGCTAGAGAAGGGCCAGGACATCCGCGTTCCTCCTCCCATCGGCCAGAAGTAG
- the LOC134094036 gene encoding cation channel sperm-associated protein 2-like isoform X2, with product MGTEERCIPRAEIVRSKLIQSFYLIDQLQEGQRGSPKYCIKDVFDPQTLQGKDSHQLVRFEISPHGDHIISMEDRRRSRLKNCHRQFPPLNMFSHWVIESHLFSNIIVALIILNTIILEIQAEIFDNMDPKLEMLKLVLDMMDWSILAIFFLEIFLKWLDNFRHFWKSTWNIFDFVVTFLSVLPQIIRAIGGVNRGHIRVVEYLRKLRILRALKMVSKFRQIRLIVLTVSKAFKAMSFIFLLLLVFAYIFAVVGVILFQAYTRSDVTGLTYHDSFKDITSSFITLFILFTLDHWYAILADTRKVPEMDPNICGVYIILWLIIGAVIFRNIFVGILVNNFQSIRQDLSREVQQIENQQKADHFKAEFINRRKSHLMLPQLGNLCRGEHGGDAETGDG from the exons ATGGGGACAGAG GAGAGATGCATCCCCAGAGCAGAAATAGTGCGATCCAAACTCATCCAATCCTTCTATTTGATTGATCAACTTCAGGAGGGTCAGCGGGGTTCTCCGAAGTATTGTATCAAGGATGTATTTG ACCCTCAGACCTTGCAGGGAAAAGACTCCCACCAGCTTGTGCGCTTTGAGATATCTCCTCACGGGGATCACATCATCTCTATGGAGGACCGCAGGCGAAGTCGCCTAAAGAATTGCCACAGGCAGTTTCCACCTCTCAACATGTTCTCTCACTGGGTCATCGAAA GTCATCTGTTTTCAAATATTATTGTTGCGCTCATTATTTTGAATACTATTATATTAGAGATTCAAGCAG AGATATTTGACAATATGGACCCAAAGCTGGAAATGTTGAAATTAGTTTTGGACATGATGGACTGGAGTATTTTAGCTATTTTCTTCCTGGAGATCTTCCTGAAATGGCTGGACAATTTCAGGCACTTTTGGAAGAGTACTTGGAACATCTTTGATTTCGTGGTCACGTTCTTG TCTGTCCTTCCACAAATCATCAGAGCCATCGGAGGTGTGAACAGGGGACACATCCGGGTCGTGGAGTACCTGCGTAAGCTCCGCATCCTAAGAGCTCTAAAGATGGTGTCCAAATTTCGTCAGATTCGTCTTATTGTGTTAACAGTCTCCAAAGCATTTAAG GCTATGTCTTTCATCTTTCTACTTCTGCTGGTGTTTGCTTATATTTTTGCTGTGGTCGGAGTCATCTTGTTCCAGGCTTACACACGTTCTGATGTCACAGGTCTAACATATCATGACAGTTTCAA GGACATTACGAGTTCTTTCATCACGCTTTTCATCCTCTTCACTCTGGACCACTGGTATGCCATTCTGGCAGATACGCGAAAAGTTCCAGAGATGGACCCAAACATCTGTGGAGTTTACATCATTCTGTGGCTTATTATTGGGGCTGTTATATTTCGCAACATTTTTGTTGGGATTCTAG TGAATAATTTCCAGTCAATAAGACAAGACTTGTCACGAgaagtccagcaaattgagaatcAACAAAAGGCTGACCACTTCAAAGCAGAGTTCATCAACAG GAGAAAAAGTCATTTGATGCTTCCACA ACTGGGAAACCTATGTAGAGGAGAACATGGCGGTGATGCAGAAACAGGAGATGGATGA
- the LOC134094036 gene encoding cation channel sperm-associated protein 2-like isoform X1: MGTEERCIPRAEIVRSKLIQSFYLIDQLQEGQRGSPKYCIKDVFDPQTLQGKDSHQLVRFEISPHGDHIISMEDRRRSRLKNCHRQFPPLNMFSHWVIESHLFSNIIVALIILNTIILEIQAEIFDNMDPKLEMLKLVLDMMDWSILAIFFLEIFLKWLDNFRHFWKSTWNIFDFVVTFLSVLPQIIRAIGGVNRGHIRVVEYLRKLRILRALKMVSKFRQIRLIVLTVSKAFKAMSFIFLLLLVFAYIFAVVGVILFQAYTRSDVTGLTYHDSFKDITSSFITLFILFTLDHWYAILADTRKVPEMDPNICGVYIILWLIIGAVIFRNIFVGILVNNFQSIRQDLSREVQQIENQQKADHFKAEFINRRKSHLMLPQVPQTADECLTETPIDQAEIANMNVYSTNEKDWETYVEENMAVMQKQEMDEQVFWPRDSLFRYFELLEMIQLNLDNRKRLQGLAAQALLNLHDS, encoded by the exons ATGGGGACAGAG GAGAGATGCATCCCCAGAGCAGAAATAGTGCGATCCAAACTCATCCAATCCTTCTATTTGATTGATCAACTTCAGGAGGGTCAGCGGGGTTCTCCGAAGTATTGTATCAAGGATGTATTTG ACCCTCAGACCTTGCAGGGAAAAGACTCCCACCAGCTTGTGCGCTTTGAGATATCTCCTCACGGGGATCACATCATCTCTATGGAGGACCGCAGGCGAAGTCGCCTAAAGAATTGCCACAGGCAGTTTCCACCTCTCAACATGTTCTCTCACTGGGTCATCGAAA GTCATCTGTTTTCAAATATTATTGTTGCGCTCATTATTTTGAATACTATTATATTAGAGATTCAAGCAG AGATATTTGACAATATGGACCCAAAGCTGGAAATGTTGAAATTAGTTTTGGACATGATGGACTGGAGTATTTTAGCTATTTTCTTCCTGGAGATCTTCCTGAAATGGCTGGACAATTTCAGGCACTTTTGGAAGAGTACTTGGAACATCTTTGATTTCGTGGTCACGTTCTTG TCTGTCCTTCCACAAATCATCAGAGCCATCGGAGGTGTGAACAGGGGACACATCCGGGTCGTGGAGTACCTGCGTAAGCTCCGCATCCTAAGAGCTCTAAAGATGGTGTCCAAATTTCGTCAGATTCGTCTTATTGTGTTAACAGTCTCCAAAGCATTTAAG GCTATGTCTTTCATCTTTCTACTTCTGCTGGTGTTTGCTTATATTTTTGCTGTGGTCGGAGTCATCTTGTTCCAGGCTTACACACGTTCTGATGTCACAGGTCTAACATATCATGACAGTTTCAA GGACATTACGAGTTCTTTCATCACGCTTTTCATCCTCTTCACTCTGGACCACTGGTATGCCATTCTGGCAGATACGCGAAAAGTTCCAGAGATGGACCCAAACATCTGTGGAGTTTACATCATTCTGTGGCTTATTATTGGGGCTGTTATATTTCGCAACATTTTTGTTGGGATTCTAG TGAATAATTTCCAGTCAATAAGACAAGACTTGTCACGAgaagtccagcaaattgagaatcAACAAAAGGCTGACCACTTCAAAGCAGAGTTCATCAACAG GAGAAAAAGTCATTTGATGCTTCCACA AGTACCACAAACAGCAGATGAGTGTTTGACGGAGACCCCAATAGACCAAGCAGAGATTGCAAATATGAATGTGTATAGTACAAATGAGAAGG ACTGGGAAACCTATGTAGAGGAGAACATGGCGGTGATGCAGAAACAGGAGATGGATGAGCAGGTCTTCTGGCCCAGGGATTCCCTCTTCAGATACTTTGAGCTGCTGGAGATGATACAGCTCAACCTGGACAATAGGAAACGTTTGCAGGGTTTGGCAG cTCAAGCTTTGCTCAATCTGCATGACTCCTAA